The proteins below are encoded in one region of Penicillium psychrofluorescens genome assembly, chromosome: 4:
- a CDS encoding uncharacterized protein (ID:PFLUO_006985-T1.cds;~source:funannotate) yields the protein MATWAYPPLPPDQLTREAESALSRELEWLLRALQDSLVALKEGLQECAALLAPKEPGSTLVLSSLRSENVKGFVTRVGTKVVKGDIQLRLSSLPHPRGASSTRLSLSQAPDAPELVLQQLVSVRNLVNQSLDIIDVSAWTGDPLNAAFIFSQLHLLLETIGEARQMLKGDGDDVRGKWWDANATELQMFDPPLPSYVSFHLSIADSALVLLLRTLESTTPAQAPTAFASDISLTGFSLRDRIFGARQPAHDEAGDVFMWHGEEVHVKEKVRVESQDPSLMAMMAKLTALEHEVMRWVAALRVLMGNDETESEENSPRIDDK from the exons ATGGCCACTTGGGCCTACCCTCCCCTGCCGCCCGACCAGCTTACTCGTGAGGCCGAGTCGGCTCTG TCTCGCGAACTCGAGTGGCTGCTGCGCGCACTGCAGGACTCCCTGGTCGCTCTCAAGGAAGGCCTTCAAGAATGCGCCGCGCTCCTGGCGCCCAAGGAACCCGGCTCGACCCTGGTGCTGTCGTCGCTGCGATCTGAAAATGTCAAGGGCTTCGTTACACGAGTTGGCACCAAAGTGGTCAAGGGG GATATCCAGCTTCGCCTGAGCTCCCTGCCGCATCCCCGGGGCGCCTCGAGCACCCGCCTCAGCCTGTCCCAGGCGCCGGACGCCCCCGAGCTGGTGCTACAGCAACTCGTCTCGGTGCGCAATCTAGTGAACCAGAGCCTGGATATTATCGACGTCAGCGCGTGGACCGGCGACCCGCTCAATGCAGCGTTCATCTTCAGTCAACTGCACTTGCTCCTGGAGACCATCGGTGAAGCGCGCCagatgctcaagggcgaCGGGGACGATGTGCGCGGCAAGTGGTGGGACGCCAACGCCACGGAACTG CAGATGTTCGACCCTCCCCTGCCCTCCTATGTCTCCTTCCATCTTTCCATCGCCGACTCCGCGCTGGTCTTGTTGCTCCGCACCCTCGAGTCCACGACGCCGGCACAGGCACCCACCGCGTTTGCGTCGGATATCTCGCTGACCGGATTTTCCCTGCGCGACCGGATCTTCGGCGCCCGGCAGCCGGCCCacgacgaggccggcgaCGTGTTCATGTGGCACGGCGAGGAGGTCCATgtcaaggagaaggtgcgGGTGGAAAGCCAGGATCCCAGTCtcatggccatgatggccaaACTGACGGCCCTGGAGCACGAGGTGATGCGGTGGGTGGCGGCGCTGCGGGTGCTCATGGGCAATGACGAGACGGAGAGCGAGGAAAATTCTCCCCGGATAGATGATAAATAA